Proteins from a genomic interval of Verrucomicrobiota bacterium:
- a CDS encoding TonB-dependent receptor: MSQEVLTTSEKALQVNLDNAKYGTFAEIGAGQETARWFFRVGGAAGTIAKSMSAYDMKFSDEIYGVSERYVSRKRLHKMLDHEYELIMQRLSGERGETSQFFAFADTVSARNFRGTNECHGWVGIRYQLGPMQDSNDIIIHVRMLDDTNLEQQEALGIVGVNLVHSAFYLHHEPESFVRSLCQNVSKGRIEVDMVKFSGPSFGHIDNRVLALYLVKHGLTEATMFAPDGEVLQPAEMLYKRPILVERGRFRPVTKLNIEMLESAHFQFFQEDGKTEQKEELVEIMEITMNNLMTKGEGGLDLKDFIARVEILGALGKSVVISNYAEFHRLASYLSRASKEKIGIVLGVPLLKEIFKEKYYEDLAGGILESFGRLFRNQVRLYVYPARNPKNEQIITAHNLEVEPHLQHLHRYLIENRFIEPIRSENPAMVNFSSSNVIKKINLGDASWQQLVSPRVAKIIKERGFFGLK; encoded by the coding sequence ATGAGTCAGGAAGTTCTAACAACCTCGGAGAAGGCACTCCAGGTTAATTTAGATAATGCAAAGTACGGGACCTTTGCGGAAATTGGAGCTGGGCAAGAAACGGCTCGTTGGTTTTTCAGAGTAGGGGGTGCGGCTGGCACTATTGCAAAAAGCATGTCCGCCTATGACATGAAGTTTTCCGATGAGATCTACGGAGTGAGTGAACGCTACGTTTCTCGCAAGCGTTTGCACAAAATGCTGGATCACGAATACGAGCTCATCATGCAAAGGCTATCAGGAGAGAGAGGGGAAACATCACAATTTTTTGCCTTTGCAGATACTGTTTCCGCTCGAAATTTCCGCGGAACTAATGAGTGTCATGGATGGGTTGGCATTCGCTATCAATTGGGTCCCATGCAGGACTCTAATGACATCATTATTCATGTGCGGATGCTAGATGATACAAACTTGGAGCAACAGGAAGCGCTCGGCATCGTGGGGGTTAACTTAGTCCATAGCGCCTTTTACTTACATCATGAACCCGAATCGTTTGTTCGCTCATTATGCCAAAATGTATCCAAAGGGAGGATAGAGGTGGACATGGTGAAATTTTCCGGGCCTTCGTTTGGGCATATCGATAATAGGGTTCTAGCCTTGTATCTTGTAAAGCATGGTTTGACCGAAGCGACTATGTTTGCGCCTGATGGTGAAGTATTGCAACCAGCTGAGATGCTTTATAAACGACCCATCCTAGTTGAAAGAGGAAGGTTTCGTCCTGTAACCAAGCTCAATATTGAGATGTTAGAATCCGCACATTTTCAATTTTTCCAAGAGGACGGCAAAACGGAGCAGAAAGAAGAACTAGTTGAAATCATGGAGATCACCATGAATAACTTGATGACCAAGGGCGAAGGAGGTCTAGACCTAAAGGACTTTATTGCGAGAGTAGAAATATTGGGTGCACTCGGAAAGTCTGTTGTCATTTCTAATTACGCGGAGTTTCACCGTCTAGCAAGCTACCTTTCTCGAGCCTCTAAAGAAAAGATAGGCATTGTCTTGGGAGTACCTCTTCTAAAAGAAATTTTCAAAGAGAAGTATTACGAAGATTTAGCTGGGGGCATTCTAGAATCATTTGGACGACTATTCCGCAACCAAGTACGATTGTATGTTTACCCTGCGAGGAATCCAAAAAACGAACAGATTATTACGGCTCATAACCTTGAAGTAGAGCCTCATTTGCAACATCTGCACCGCTACTTGATAGAAAACCGCTTTATTGAGCCCATCCGTTCTGAAAACCCCGCAATGGTCAACTTCTCTTCTAGCAATGTTATTAAGAAGATAAATCTAGGAGATGCCTCCTGGCAGCAACTTGTTTCACCACGGGTTGCCAAAATCATTAAGGAACGAGGTTTTTTTGGGTTGAAGTAG
- a CDS encoding putative Na+/H+ antiporter, producing the protein MAIFRNVSLLALTFLVLFQFTNLTQASVRGAEADFPVKLSDYKDSEVKNIWTKLKGRIDKAPFNLIASIIFLCAILHTFMASKFMAIAHKIEHKHKKKLAEQKNRDGKEKVSFKATLFHFLGEIEAIFGIWVVPLAVIIVVMHGGGVMEHYIGETVNYREPIFVVVIMTIAASRPVMFFAEKCISFIAALGKGTPLAYWLSILTIAPLLGSFITEPAAISIGALLLSQKFYELNPSNKLKYATIGLLFVNISIGGTLTNFAAPPVLMVATAWDWSTPFMAAHFGWKALAAILISNTLYFVVFAKEFKTMAVETVEVDGSKDARAKSIPLWIVVVHLLFMAYTVSFAHFSPLCIGGFLFYIAFTYATQHHQNDSINLKPALLVGFFLAGLEIHGGCQTWWIEPVLSVLNAWPLMIGSTALTAFNDNAAITYLASLVPSFTDEMKYAVVAGAVTGGGLTVIANAPNPAGQSILSKHFANRSVSPFYLALSALIPTIIAGACFMLLPHIPIPEGF; encoded by the coding sequence ATGGCTATCTTTAGAAATGTTAGTTTACTGGCACTGACCTTTTTGGTCTTATTCCAGTTCACAAATCTAACCCAGGCTTCAGTTAGAGGAGCTGAAGCAGATTTTCCTGTCAAGCTTAGCGACTACAAAGATTCTGAGGTCAAAAATATCTGGACCAAACTCAAAGGTAGGATCGATAAAGCCCCTTTTAATCTTATTGCTAGCATCATTTTTCTCTGCGCTATTCTTCACACTTTCATGGCTAGTAAGTTTATGGCGATTGCTCATAAGATTGAGCATAAACACAAAAAGAAACTGGCCGAACAGAAAAATAGAGATGGCAAGGAGAAAGTATCTTTCAAGGCCACGCTTTTTCACTTTTTAGGGGAGATTGAAGCGATCTTCGGCATCTGGGTGGTGCCTCTCGCAGTGATCATAGTTGTGATGCATGGTGGTGGTGTCATGGAGCATTATATTGGTGAAACTGTAAATTACAGAGAGCCCATATTTGTAGTGGTGATTATGACCATCGCTGCTTCTAGACCGGTGATGTTTTTTGCTGAAAAGTGCATCAGCTTTATTGCGGCTCTGGGTAAAGGCACCCCTCTTGCTTACTGGCTGAGCATTCTAACCATTGCTCCTCTACTAGGTTCTTTCATTACCGAGCCTGCTGCAATTTCCATTGGAGCGCTACTTCTGAGTCAGAAATTCTATGAGCTCAACCCAAGCAACAAACTCAAGTACGCAACCATTGGACTCCTTTTTGTAAACATTTCTATAGGGGGAACTCTGACTAATTTTGCAGCGCCTCCCGTGCTTATGGTAGCTACTGCTTGGGATTGGAGCACTCCATTCATGGCGGCTCACTTTGGTTGGAAAGCCCTGGCCGCTATACTTATCTCCAACACCCTTTATTTTGTAGTCTTTGCTAAGGAATTCAAAACCATGGCAGTTGAGACTGTTGAGGTCGATGGTTCAAAAGATGCGAGAGCCAAGTCTATTCCTCTTTGGATTGTTGTTGTTCACCTCTTGTTCATGGCCTACACCGTATCTTTTGCTCACTTTTCACCACTTTGCATTGGAGGCTTCCTTTTCTACATCGCCTTTACTTATGCAACACAACATCATCAAAATGATTCTATCAATCTAAAGCCCGCTTTACTGGTTGGTTTCTTTCTGGCAGGTCTAGAGATACATGGGGGTTGCCAAACATGGTGGATCGAGCCAGTGCTCTCTGTGCTTAACGCGTGGCCTCTCATGATCGGTTCCACTGCTCTTACAGCATTCAACGATAATGCGGCTATTACTTACCTTGCTTCTTTGGTTCCTTCATTTACTGATGAAATGAAGTATGCAGTAGTCGCTGGGGCTGTGACTGGAGGAGGATTAACTGTTATTGCCAATGCCCCTAACCCTGCTGGACAGTCTATTCTCAGTAAACATTTTGCTAATCGATCTGTTAGCCCATTTTACTTAGCCTTAAGTGCACTCATCCCAACGATTATAGCGGGAGCTTGTTTTATGCTCTTGCCTCATATTCCAATTCCTGAAGGTTTTTAG
- a CDS encoding MBL fold metallo-hydrolase produces MPLRSLRNIHSFRLPRFPRKPKWTQRNFISEVLIPSLLQPRRGKKAPQPLLFPKLKEGQLAITWIGHASFLIQTPKRNVLIDPNWAKWLFIIKRLKHAGALQHQLPNIDLVLITHAHFDHLDRPSLKSIAAQQPIIVPNGVSNLVHRLGFKLAQEMNWWDQWEFEDLKITFTPAKHWGARMVLDRHRLYGGYIIEYQGRKIYHCGDSAYFEGFKEIGRRESPEIALLPIGAYEPPSFRDHHITPEQAVEAFQELNSKRLIPMHYGTYRLSYEPMHEPPQRLMQAAAAKGILPNLTFLTEGLPQVF; encoded by the coding sequence GTGCCTTTAAGAAGCCTTCGGAACATTCACTCTTTTCGCTTGCCCCGGTTCCCGCGCAAACCCAAGTGGACACAGCGCAATTTTATTTCAGAGGTTCTTATCCCTTCACTCCTTCAGCCTCGTCGAGGTAAGAAAGCTCCTCAACCACTTCTTTTCCCAAAGCTTAAAGAAGGTCAGCTTGCCATAACTTGGATAGGTCACGCTTCTTTCCTGATTCAAACACCCAAACGCAATGTCTTGATTGATCCCAACTGGGCTAAGTGGCTTTTTATTATTAAGCGCTTGAAGCATGCCGGTGCCCTTCAGCACCAACTTCCTAATATTGACCTTGTTTTAATTACACACGCCCATTTCGATCATCTGGACAGACCTAGTCTCAAATCCATAGCGGCCCAACAACCCATAATCGTTCCCAATGGAGTCAGCAATCTCGTTCACAGGCTAGGATTTAAGCTAGCCCAGGAAATGAATTGGTGGGACCAATGGGAATTTGAGGATCTCAAAATTACATTCACACCTGCTAAGCATTGGGGTGCACGCATGGTCCTAGACCGTCATCGCCTCTATGGAGGTTACATCATTGAATATCAAGGGCGTAAGATCTATCATTGTGGAGACTCTGCTTATTTTGAAGGTTTCAAAGAAATTGGTAGACGTGAATCTCCTGAAATCGCTTTACTCCCGATAGGCGCCTACGAGCCACCTTCATTTCGAGACCACCACATTACTCCAGAGCAAGCAGTAGAAGCTTTTCAAGAACTGAATTCCAAGAGACTGATCCCCATGCATTATGGGACTTATAGACTCAGCTATGAGCCCATGCACGAACCCCCGCAGCGCCTTATGCAGGCAGCAGCGGCTAAAGGAATTCTTCCAAACCTAACTTTTCTTACCGAAGGGTTGCCGCAGGTTTTTTAA
- a CDS encoding ABC transporter substrate-binding protein: MNSKLSNLRKEFVILMVPIVIIMMMWVYFFGKKELGPIRLGINIWPGYEYLFLAESMGYYKELGVDMQIVETASLDDLRRAYERGTVDVMATSLIEVVQAAANSGNIPKIFMITDYSNGADVIIAREGIESIKDLKDKRVGLEMASLGQFMVARALQKHNLSLDDIVMVPMAQEEMHQAILSVEVDAVMTYPPVSVKLLRDNTNKIIFDSSEIPGEIIDVVSATSQVVKERPGDLLKIIKAWEKALDFAAQSPAEAHKFAADRQNITPHEFKKSLEGIRLLNIDRQKSLFDEKVELENGIRLIKEIILTPGQYQELPSSEAFIFSKAIKLAD, encoded by the coding sequence ATGAACTCAAAATTATCTAATCTGCGCAAAGAATTTGTTATTCTCATGGTGCCCATTGTCATCATTATGATGATGTGGGTTTACTTTTTTGGTAAGAAAGAATTAGGCCCCATTCGCCTTGGTATTAATATATGGCCAGGCTATGAGTATCTCTTTCTCGCTGAGTCTATGGGATACTATAAGGAACTAGGAGTCGACATGCAGATCGTAGAGACGGCAAGTCTCGATGACCTGAGAAGAGCCTACGAGCGCGGCACGGTAGACGTGATGGCGACCAGTCTTATCGAGGTCGTACAAGCTGCCGCAAATTCAGGCAATATCCCAAAGATTTTTATGATCACCGATTATTCTAATGGTGCTGATGTGATTATAGCTAGAGAGGGCATTGAGAGCATAAAAGATTTGAAAGATAAAAGAGTTGGCCTGGAAATGGCCTCCTTAGGGCAATTCATGGTGGCACGCGCTCTACAAAAACATAACCTGAGTTTGGATGATATAGTTATGGTGCCCATGGCACAAGAGGAGATGCATCAAGCTATCCTAAGTGTTGAAGTTGACGCTGTGATGACCTATCCACCCGTATCGGTAAAACTTCTTCGGGATAATACAAACAAAATCATTTTTGATAGCAGCGAAATTCCTGGTGAGATTATTGATGTGGTTTCTGCTACTAGTCAGGTTGTAAAAGAGCGACCTGGAGATCTTCTTAAAATCATTAAAGCTTGGGAAAAGGCTCTAGATTTTGCCGCTCAGTCTCCTGCGGAAGCTCACAAATTTGCCGCAGATCGTCAAAACATTACACCTCATGAGTTCAAGAAGTCCTTAGAGGGCATACGGCTACTCAATATTGATAGACAAAAAAGTTTATTTGATGAGAAAGTGGAGTTAGAAAACGGAATCAGACTCATCAAAGAAATAATCCTAACTCCGGGACAATACCAAGAGCTTCCCTCTAGTGAAGCATTTATATTCTCAAAGGCCATTAAACTAGCAGATTAA
- a CDS encoding PAS domain S-box protein, whose product MQHRNLNNRLLQDAKVQAEVIAYSTKYVAEISGFSPKLNRAVMAFGIEQDISSVVVILEKNLQVMSSSRIAWKGKNIMNVAGANIHKEAVQKLGNAKLMEHLWLHYRDEHRLFFLTPFFVDSPDAPGKLDKAWVIVEKNTHRLEKDIENQLKQTAFLFISIILLLSGFIYLLLEKRLFQPLSAIAESIRTHSAGESHSLSALRQDEIGDLAKTLSNAWNKQKKSEKELNIILNSVPALIFYKDAENNIIRLNMPAAEAMGLTVEEVEGKNAREFFPTVAEDYHKDDLEVIESGEPKLGIIECFEPKSGGRRWIETDKVPYYNDQGDIVGVIALVKDITEQHMATTALSDREKKLKNILENMIDGLAVVDQNGNVQSFNPACERIFGYQSEHMIGVNISRLIPESHRLKYKKYLSENQKSGIADIIGVGRTLEAQRKNGEIFPLELSVSELPVDGEVLYCGFLRDITDRKKAEDDIRTKNKDLEMMLHVVSHDLREPLRTIANFSDLLKEEYYEAFDDEAADYIKRISRGVDRMRLLLDAIMDLSRAKNKSFTLEPMDIRECIESSLESLDASIHGAKAQIDISNGFHPFKGDKTWMKQVFNNLIHNAIKFSGDSPPRIQIMPYEEKIDHVTVRGVQVLDRGIGVPEIARAKIFTLFQRAVGRNVEGTGAGLAIVSQIIQRHGGKIWIEPREGGGSKFIFTLS is encoded by the coding sequence ATGCAACATCGTAACCTAAATAACAGGTTGCTTCAGGATGCCAAAGTCCAGGCAGAGGTCATTGCCTACTCCACAAAATATGTTGCAGAAATCTCCGGCTTCTCACCCAAGCTTAATCGAGCAGTTATGGCCTTTGGGATAGAGCAAGATATTAGTTCTGTGGTTGTCATATTAGAGAAAAATCTCCAGGTCATGTCCTCTAGTCGCATCGCTTGGAAGGGCAAAAATATCATGAATGTGGCAGGCGCAAATATTCACAAAGAGGCCGTCCAAAAACTAGGCAACGCTAAGCTTATGGAACATTTGTGGCTTCATTACAGGGATGAACATCGCCTTTTTTTTCTTACGCCTTTTTTCGTCGACAGTCCAGATGCTCCAGGGAAGCTCGATAAGGCTTGGGTCATTGTTGAAAAAAATACCCACAGACTAGAAAAAGATATTGAAAATCAACTCAAGCAGACAGCCTTTTTATTTATCTCTATCATCCTGTTGTTATCAGGGTTCATTTACTTGCTTTTAGAAAAAAGGCTGTTCCAACCTCTTAGTGCTATAGCCGAGAGTATTCGTACTCATTCTGCTGGTGAATCCCATAGCCTTTCAGCTTTGCGCCAAGATGAGATTGGCGATCTGGCAAAAACTTTAAGTAATGCTTGGAATAAACAAAAAAAGTCTGAAAAAGAATTAAATATTATTCTTAATAGTGTGCCGGCACTTATTTTTTATAAGGATGCTGAAAACAACATCATTCGACTGAACATGCCAGCTGCTGAGGCCATGGGGCTAACCGTTGAAGAGGTGGAGGGCAAAAATGCTCGAGAGTTCTTTCCAACTGTAGCGGAAGATTATCATAAAGATGATTTAGAAGTCATTGAGTCAGGGGAACCTAAATTAGGAATTATAGAGTGCTTTGAACCCAAGTCCGGCGGAAGGCGATGGATCGAAACAGATAAGGTACCATACTACAATGATCAAGGAGATATCGTAGGAGTTATTGCTTTAGTTAAGGACATCACAGAACAACACATGGCAACTACAGCGCTAAGTGATCGTGAAAAAAAATTAAAGAACATCTTAGAGAACATGATCGATGGTTTGGCGGTTGTCGATCAAAACGGAAATGTCCAAAGTTTCAACCCAGCGTGTGAAAGAATCTTTGGTTATCAGTCTGAACACATGATTGGAGTAAATATTAGTCGGCTGATTCCCGAATCCCATCGTTTGAAATACAAAAAATATCTTTCTGAGAATCAGAAATCTGGGATAGCAGATATCATAGGGGTCGGACGAACTCTTGAGGCGCAAAGAAAAAATGGAGAAATTTTCCCGCTAGAGCTTTCGGTGTCTGAACTACCTGTAGATGGTGAGGTATTGTATTGCGGTTTTTTACGGGATATAACCGACCGCAAAAAAGCAGAAGACGATATTAGGACGAAAAATAAAGATTTGGAAATGATGCTTCATGTCGTTTCTCATGACCTCCGTGAACCCCTGCGAACCATCGCCAACTTTTCTGACCTGCTTAAAGAAGAATACTATGAAGCATTCGATGATGAGGCGGCTGACTATATTAAACGAATTAGTAGGGGTGTAGACCGTATGAGACTACTGCTAGATGCCATCATGGATCTATCTAGGGCAAAGAATAAATCTTTTACTTTAGAACCTATGGATATAAGAGAGTGCATCGAAAGTTCGCTTGAGTCATTGGATGCCAGTATACATGGGGCAAAGGCGCAGATTGATATTTCTAATGGGTTTCATCCCTTCAAGGGTGATAAGACATGGATGAAACAGGTCTTTAATAATTTAATCCATAACGCCATAAAGTTCTCTGGTGATAGTCCACCACGTATTCAGATTATGCCCTACGAGGAAAAAATAGATCACGTCACAGTGCGAGGCGTACAAGTGCTTGATAGAGGTATAGGTGTTCCCGAAATAGCCAGGGCAAAGATCTTTACACTATTCCAGAGAGCTGTAGGAAGAAATGTTGAAGGCACCGGCGCAGGCCTTGCCATTGTTAGCCAAATCATTCAGCGTCACGGGGGTAAGATATGGATTGAGCCACGCGAAGGTGGTGGATCTAAATTTATTTTTACACTATCATAA
- a CDS encoding response regulator: MDRPLRILLVDDSDDDILLIKNAFKKCDRLSIIDAVNDGQEALNYLKQIGEYSEAERPDMLLLDINMPVIGGFEVLEHLSKHDDFMSLPVVMLTTSDNEDDVTNSYKLGACSYIRKPDTFSDMKGITEKFENYWCSTVKIP; encoded by the coding sequence ATGGATAGACCTCTGAGAATATTGTTGGTGGATGACAGTGATGACGACATCTTGCTGATCAAGAATGCTTTCAAAAAATGCGATAGACTAAGCATCATTGATGCAGTAAACGATGGGCAAGAGGCGTTAAATTATCTCAAACAAATAGGCGAATACTCTGAGGCGGAGCGTCCTGACATGCTTTTACTTGATATCAATATGCCTGTCATTGGTGGCTTTGAAGTTTTAGAACATCTTAGTAAGCACGACGATTTTATGTCACTTCCAGTTGTTATGTTGACAACAAGTGACAATGAAGACGATGTCACTAATTCATACAAGCTAGGAGCTTGCAGCTATATTCGGAAGCCAGATACCTTTTCTGATATGAAAGGTATCACCGAAAAATTTGAGAATTACTGGTGTAGCACCGTCAAGATACCCTAA
- the polX gene encoding DNA polymerase/3'-5' exonuclease PolX: MDTAEVAEILEEIGALLEIKGENPFKCRAYYNGARIVSTLSEDLKTLVDENRLGEIKGLGKALQEKLQTLVLEGRLDYYESLKASIPHGVIQMMQVPGMGPKKVGQIYRELAIADIETLESACRDHKLAALKGFGKKTEDKILQGIEQLRRYKNLHLYGDVIELAGELVDQLRAHPQVSRISLAGSLRRKKEVVKDIDLIASSNQPETVMKDFVSLQLIETVTNHGVTKSSVILEGGIQCDLRVVNDEQFPYALHHFTGSKEHNVVMRQRAIERGMKLSEWGLFQRDEKGALVRCNDEKELFDQLDLDEISPELRENLGEIEVADRESAETLPRLLEWTDLQGTFHNHTTASDGRNSLAEMAEAAASMGLSYLGISDHSKSSFQANGLSEEQLLQQIREIHDYNNKQDAIYIFSGVECDILKDGSLDYEDDILRQLDYVIGSVHNSFSLAENEMTRRIIKAIENPYITMLGHMTGRILLRREAYQVNVSKIIDAAAETGTWIELNASPQRMDLDWRWWKKARDSGVKCAITPDAHRREQLGYIRFGAEIARKGWLRKQDVINTLSLDKIKKELRKKSAAA; this comes from the coding sequence ATGGATACGGCAGAAGTTGCAGAAATATTAGAGGAGATTGGTGCTTTGTTGGAAATAAAGGGTGAAAATCCATTTAAATGCAGAGCTTATTATAACGGCGCAAGGATAGTCTCGACTTTGTCAGAAGACCTAAAAACACTTGTTGATGAAAACCGATTAGGTGAGATCAAGGGACTGGGCAAGGCCCTGCAAGAAAAACTGCAAACACTCGTATTAGAAGGAAGACTGGATTATTACGAGAGCCTTAAAGCAAGCATACCTCATGGAGTTATCCAGATGATGCAAGTTCCTGGTATGGGACCAAAGAAAGTGGGACAAATCTACAGAGAATTAGCCATAGCAGATATTGAGACTTTAGAGAGCGCCTGCCGAGATCATAAGCTTGCTGCTCTAAAAGGATTTGGAAAGAAAACAGAAGATAAGATCCTTCAGGGAATCGAGCAATTGCGCAGGTACAAAAATCTGCATCTATACGGTGATGTTATTGAGCTTGCTGGAGAGCTAGTGGATCAATTACGCGCGCACCCTCAAGTCAGTAGAATAAGCCTGGCCGGAAGTTTACGTCGGAAAAAAGAGGTGGTTAAGGATATAGATCTAATAGCCTCTTCTAATCAGCCTGAAACTGTGATGAAGGATTTTGTATCACTTCAGCTGATTGAAACAGTCACTAACCACGGCGTTACAAAGTCTAGTGTGATTTTAGAAGGTGGCATTCAGTGTGATTTACGCGTAGTAAATGACGAACAGTTCCCCTATGCACTTCACCACTTTACGGGCAGTAAAGAGCACAATGTGGTCATGAGACAGCGGGCTATTGAGAGAGGGATGAAACTTAGCGAGTGGGGTTTGTTTCAAAGAGATGAAAAAGGTGCGTTAGTGAGATGCAATGATGAAAAAGAACTCTTTGATCAACTTGACCTAGATGAAATTTCACCAGAGCTACGAGAAAACTTGGGCGAAATTGAAGTTGCTGATCGAGAGAGTGCCGAGACATTACCAAGACTTTTAGAATGGACGGATTTGCAGGGCACTTTTCATAACCATACAACTGCTAGCGATGGGCGAAACTCTCTAGCAGAGATGGCAGAAGCCGCTGCTAGCATGGGCCTATCCTACCTAGGAATATCAGATCATTCGAAAAGTTCTTTCCAAGCAAATGGACTCTCTGAGGAGCAACTCTTACAACAAATAAGAGAAATCCATGACTATAATAACAAGCAAGATGCGATCTATATTTTTTCAGGAGTGGAGTGTGATATTTTAAAGGATGGGTCATTAGATTATGAGGATGATATCTTAAGACAGCTCGATTATGTTATTGGCTCGGTGCATAACTCCTTTTCACTTGCGGAAAATGAAATGACCCGGAGGATCATCAAAGCAATAGAGAATCCCTACATCACCATGTTGGGTCATATGACTGGACGCATCTTGTTAAGGCGTGAAGCCTATCAAGTAAACGTGTCGAAGATCATTGATGCGGCTGCGGAAACAGGAACCTGGATTGAATTGAATGCCAGCCCGCAACGCATGGATTTAGATTGGCGTTGGTGGAAGAAAGCGCGGGACAGCGGCGTCAAATGTGCGATCACTCCAGATGCGCACCGCCGGGAACAGTTGGGTTACATTCGCTTTGGTGCAGAAATAGCGCGCAAAGGATGGCTTAGAAAGCAAGACGTCATCAACACTCTATCATTAGACAAGATAAAGAAGGAGCTAAGGAAGAAGTCTGCCGCGGCGTAA
- a CDS encoding efflux RND transporter periplasmic adaptor subunit has translation MIRTLTFALFAMILVAAAGYWGLPYLQEVQDSAASENLPDLIASVERRSITRTVETAGDIDPAEKVEVKAEVSAKIKRIHFDVGDTVKKGELLIELDARDLLTEKEARQQEITGAKLELQKAERDFDRNQKLFKKELVAEQIFLDARTQRDIAINKFESAKTRLRLVEDKFVKTKILAPMDGSILTMPVIEGQVVVAAASVNSGTVLMEIAQLDKMLIISHVGQVDVTWLESNMSANFTVDSMPGKVMNAKISEISPVASIKRNIKGFTVEMTINTPDPRIRPGMTAMVSVPVETANDVLTVPLAAVFKDEDDKKVAYVRDTQEPPHVEKREVEVGLSNINYAEIKSGLSEQDTVLLTRPKIEYHVKGS, from the coding sequence ATGATACGAACACTTACTTTTGCTTTATTCGCCATGATACTCGTGGCCGCAGCAGGCTATTGGGGGTTGCCGTATCTTCAGGAAGTGCAGGATTCTGCAGCATCCGAAAACCTTCCGGATCTCATTGCCTCAGTAGAAAGACGCTCAATCACTCGAACCGTAGAAACGGCGGGTGATATCGATCCAGCAGAAAAAGTAGAAGTTAAGGCTGAGGTTTCCGCTAAAATCAAAAGGATTCATTTTGATGTTGGCGATACCGTTAAAAAAGGTGAATTACTCATTGAGCTAGATGCTCGAGATCTTTTGACCGAAAAAGAAGCTCGCCAGCAAGAAATCACAGGAGCAAAACTTGAGTTGCAAAAAGCGGAAAGAGACTTTGACCGAAATCAAAAGCTTTTTAAAAAAGAGTTAGTTGCCGAACAAATTTTTCTTGATGCTCGAACCCAGCGAGACATAGCCATTAATAAATTTGAAAGTGCTAAAACAAGACTACGCCTAGTAGAAGACAAATTTGTCAAAACGAAAATACTCGCACCCATGGACGGTAGCATTTTGACCATGCCGGTGATTGAGGGTCAAGTGGTTGTCGCTGCTGCCAGTGTCAATTCTGGAACCGTTCTTATGGAAATTGCCCAACTTGATAAAATGCTCATCATCTCACATGTGGGGCAGGTTGATGTCACTTGGTTAGAGTCCAATATGTCAGCTAACTTCACCGTAGATTCAATGCCTGGGAAAGTTATGAATGCAAAAATTTCCGAAATATCCCCGGTAGCTAGCATCAAAAGAAACATCAAAGGCTTCACGGTTGAAATGACCATCAATACGCCGGATCCAAGAATCCGACCTGGCATGACAGCTATGGTGTCCGTGCCCGTTGAAACTGCAAATGATGTCCTAACGGTCCCCCTTGCTGCAGTCTTCAAGGATGAAGACGATAAGAAAGTCGCTTACGTCCGTGACACACAAGAACCACCCCATGTTGAAAAGAGAGAAGTTGAAGTTGGGCTTTCCAATATCAACTATGCAGAAATTAAATCAGGACTTTCCGAGCAAGATACAGTGCTCCTTACTCGACCTAAAATTGAGTATCATGTCAAAGGAAGCTAG